The following proteins come from a genomic window of Oncorhynchus mykiss isolate Arlee chromosome 19, USDA_OmykA_1.1, whole genome shotgun sequence:
- the gabrg1 gene encoding gamma-aminobutyric acid receptor subunit gamma-1 isoform X1, which translates to MNCGISAICTKLLLQHVKGNAMNAWLLLALLGVCVASFGPSTKEDEDYEDVPINKTWVLSPKVYESDVTLILNRLLQGYDNKLRPDIGVRPTVIETAVYVNSIGPVDPINMEYTIDIFFAQTWYDSRLKFNSSMKVLMLNSNMVGKIWIPDTFFRNSRKSDAHWITTPNRLLRLWNNGRVMYTLRLTINAECYLKLHNFPMDEHSCPLEFSSYGYPKNEILYRWQKRSVEVADQRYWRLYQFAFVGLRNTSDVAHTQSGEYVILTIFFDLSRRMGYFTIQTYIPCSMIVVLSWVSFWINKDAVPARTSLGITTVLTMTTLSTISRKSLPKVSYVTAMDLFVSVCFIFTFAALMEYGTLHYFTSNRQSKKDTDKKPQKSSSLVNIRPGTSLLQMNNIAPYQDEDDYAYECLDGKDCTSFFCCFDDCRSGAWRENRMHVRVSKIDSYSRIFFPTAFGLFNLVYWIGYLYL; encoded by the exons ATGAACTGTGGGATTTCCGCAATATGTACCAAGCTTCTGCTGCAACATGTCAAAGGCAACGCGATGAATGCGTGGCTGTTGCTAGCTCTTCTCGGAGTCTG TGTGGCGTCATTTGGGCCCAGTACAAAGGAGGATGAGGACTATGAAGACGTCCCCATAAATAAGACCTGGGTTTTATCGCCCAAGGTCTATGAGAGCGATGTCACCTTGATCTTAAATAGATTGCTGCAGGGCTATGACAACAAACTCCGACCTGACATTGGAG TTAGGCCCACAGTGATTGAGACAGCGGTGTATGTCAACAGCATCGGACCAGTCGATCCTATCAACATG GAGTACACCATAGACATCTTCTTTGCCCAGACGTGGTATGACAGTCGCCTTAAGTTCAACAGCTCCATGAAAGTCCTGATGCTCAACAGTAACATGGTGGGAAAGATCTGGATTCCTGACACCTTCTTCCGGAATTCTAGAAAGTCTGACGCCCACTGGATCACTACTCCGAACCGTCTGCTGCGACTGTGGAACAACGGGAGAGTGATGTACACGCTGAG GTTGACTATTAATGCGGAATGCTACCTTAAGCTGCATAACTTTCCTATGGACGAGCACTCGTGTCCGCTGGAGTTTTCGAGCT ATGGCTATCCTAAAAATGAGATTCTGTACCGTTGGCAAAAGCGTTCTGTGGAAGTGGCCGACCAAAGGTACTGGAGACTCTACCAGTTTGCGTTCGTCGGTTTACGAAACACATCAGATGTGGCGCATACACAGTCAG GTGAATATGTCATCTTGACAATCTTTTTTGACCTGAGTCGGCGAATGGGCTACTTCACTATTCAGACGTACATCCCCTGCAGCATGATTGTGGTGCTGTCATGGGTCTCTTTCTGGATCAATAAAGATGCTGTCCCTGCCAGAACCTCCTTAG GAATCACCACGGTGCTTACCATGACAACGCTGAGCACCATCTCCAGGAAGTCGCTTCCCAAGGTATCCTATGTGACAGCCATGGacctgtttgtgtctgtctgcttcATCTTCACGTTTGCTGCTCTGATGGAATATGGGACTCTACATTACTTCACCAGCAACAGGCAGAGCAAGAAGGATACGGACAAAAAACCACAG AAATCCAGCAGCTTGGTGAACATTAGGCCAGGGACGTCACTGCTCCAGATGAATAACATCGCCCCCTACCAAGACGAGGACGATTACGCCTACGAGTGTCTGGATGGGAAGGACTGCACCAGCTTCTTCTGCTGCTTCGACGACTGTCGCTCCGGAGCATGGCGCGAAAACCGGATGCATGTCCGAGTTTCAAAGATCGATTCCTACTCACGAATATTCTTCCCCACCGCCTTCGGCCTTTTCAACCTGGTCTACTGGATCGGGTATCTGTACTTATAA
- the gabrg1 gene encoding gamma-aminobutyric acid receptor subunit gamma-1 isoform X2 — protein sequence MEYTIDIFFAQTWYDSRLKFNSSMKVLMLNSNMVGKIWIPDTFFRNSRKSDAHWITTPNRLLRLWNNGRVMYTLRLTINAECYLKLHNFPMDEHSCPLEFSSYGYPKNEILYRWQKRSVEVADQRYWRLYQFAFVGLRNTSDVAHTQSGEYVILTIFFDLSRRMGYFTIQTYIPCSMIVVLSWVSFWINKDAVPARTSLGITTVLTMTTLSTISRKSLPKVSYVTAMDLFVSVCFIFTFAALMEYGTLHYFTSNRQSKKDTDKKPQKSSSLVNIRPGTSLLQMNNIAPYQDEDDYAYECLDGKDCTSFFCCFDDCRSGAWRENRMHVRVSKIDSYSRIFFPTAFGLFNLVYWIGYLYL from the exons ATG GAGTACACCATAGACATCTTCTTTGCCCAGACGTGGTATGACAGTCGCCTTAAGTTCAACAGCTCCATGAAAGTCCTGATGCTCAACAGTAACATGGTGGGAAAGATCTGGATTCCTGACACCTTCTTCCGGAATTCTAGAAAGTCTGACGCCCACTGGATCACTACTCCGAACCGTCTGCTGCGACTGTGGAACAACGGGAGAGTGATGTACACGCTGAG GTTGACTATTAATGCGGAATGCTACCTTAAGCTGCATAACTTTCCTATGGACGAGCACTCGTGTCCGCTGGAGTTTTCGAGCT ATGGCTATCCTAAAAATGAGATTCTGTACCGTTGGCAAAAGCGTTCTGTGGAAGTGGCCGACCAAAGGTACTGGAGACTCTACCAGTTTGCGTTCGTCGGTTTACGAAACACATCAGATGTGGCGCATACACAGTCAG GTGAATATGTCATCTTGACAATCTTTTTTGACCTGAGTCGGCGAATGGGCTACTTCACTATTCAGACGTACATCCCCTGCAGCATGATTGTGGTGCTGTCATGGGTCTCTTTCTGGATCAATAAAGATGCTGTCCCTGCCAGAACCTCCTTAG GAATCACCACGGTGCTTACCATGACAACGCTGAGCACCATCTCCAGGAAGTCGCTTCCCAAGGTATCCTATGTGACAGCCATGGacctgtttgtgtctgtctgcttcATCTTCACGTTTGCTGCTCTGATGGAATATGGGACTCTACATTACTTCACCAGCAACAGGCAGAGCAAGAAGGATACGGACAAAAAACCACAG AAATCCAGCAGCTTGGTGAACATTAGGCCAGGGACGTCACTGCTCCAGATGAATAACATCGCCCCCTACCAAGACGAGGACGATTACGCCTACGAGTGTCTGGATGGGAAGGACTGCACCAGCTTCTTCTGCTGCTTCGACGACTGTCGCTCCGGAGCATGGCGCGAAAACCGGATGCATGTCCGAGTTTCAAAGATCGATTCCTACTCACGAATATTCTTCCCCACCGCCTTCGGCCTTTTCAACCTGGTCTACTGGATCGGGTATCTGTACTTATAA